The window taccccttcaccacctcctccttccccttggcCCTAACCACAGCAATCCTCTTTTTGATCCTCACCATCCTGCACGCGTACCTCTgcttcaagaagaagactgtCTTTTTCGCCATCACGATCTACGCCTCCCTCGGTTTGTTTTGTCTTGCCCTCCGGTTTGCTAATCACTGCTGACATGCATGCACCCAGCAATGGCAACCTCCCAAACAATGAAATGCTACCTCGTCCAACTCCAAACCATCATCTTGCactccaccaacctctcctcctccaccatcaaccagctGGAACGTGCCGACGTCGTGCTTGTTGTGATGGACCTCTTGGAGGCGATTCCCGCGTCTGCGATGGGGTTCTTGCTCATGATGACGTATACCAGGTTGACGTGGTTTATCATCCCCAAATCGGGGAGGAAGAACGGGAGGGTTTTTGGCTTGCCGGCGAGGTGGCAGACGAGCTTGCTGGCGTTGGGGCAAAtggtgggggatgggttggtcGGGGTGGGTCACTACTATGGGCTGGGGTATTTGCAGAgtcttgggggggtggtgggattgaTGActtggggggtgttgggggggttggtgtttagggcggggagggtggaggtgagggaggaggtgaaggaggtgaagaggttCGTTTGGGCGGTTGGGGGGGCGGTTGGGTTGCTGATTGTgagtttcttttcttttcttttcttttcttttcttcagttgtgtgatgatggatggagaaAGGGGATTGCTAATGGGATGCAAATAGGGGTGTGCCACCGCGAGAATCATCAGAcgggaggcggtggcgtATTTTTTGGCTGAGGCCCCGTGGTGGTCGAGTGAGTATGGGGT is drawn from Podospora pseudocomata strain CBS 415.72m chromosome 1 map unlocalized CBS415.72m_1, whole genome shotgun sequence and contains these coding sequences:
- a CDS encoding uncharacterized protein (EggNog:ENOG503Q01A), whose protein sequence is MASLTTSSLHYLTSLATETGDVATSTTQASGPSYTGDPVSYDDGYYRSDTPMVYPFTTSSFPLALTTAILFLILTILHAYLCFKKKTVFFAITIYASLAMATSQTMKCYLVQLQTIILHSTNLSSSTINQLERADVVLVVMDLLEAIPASAMGFLLMMTYTRLTWFIIPKSGRKNGRVFGLPARWQTSLLALGQMVGDGLVGVGHYYGLGYLQSLGGVVGLMTWGVLGGLVFRAGRVEVREEVKEVKRFVWAVGGAVGLLIGCATARIIRREAVAYFLAEAPWWSSEYGVSETFAMSEWPVYVFQHLPILLILVLMAVYHPGAYLPRRLTGWRLNTKKLLREERMREDVENLKVLARKDSKASSVQGSELDCFERVDLDKETK